Proteins encoded by one window of Arabidopsis thaliana chromosome 2, partial sequence:
- a CDS encoding Disease resistance protein (TIR-NBS-LRR class) family (Disease resistance protein (TIR-NBS-LRR class) family; FUNCTIONS IN: transmembrane receptor activity, ATP binding; INVOLVED IN: signal transduction, apoptosis, defense response, innate immune response; LOCATED IN: intrinsic to membrane; EXPRESSED IN: root; CONTAINS InterPro DOMAIN/s: NB-ARC (InterPro:IPR002182), Leucine-rich repeat (InterPro:IPR001611), Disease resistance protein (InterPro:IPR000767), Toll-Interleukin receptor (InterPro:IPR000157); BEST Arabidopsis thaliana protein match is: Disease resistance protein (TIR-NBS-LRR class) family (TAIR:AT4G36150.1); Has 30201 Blast hits to 17322 proteins in 780 species: Archae - 12; Bacteria - 1396; Metazoa - 17338; Fungi - 3422; Plants - 5037; Viruses - 0; Other Eukaryotes - 2996 (source: NCBI BLink).) — MKESPTLRRYSMEASRQPQVFINFRGSELRYTFVYYLRTALVKNGINVFTDNMEPKGRNQKILFKRIEESKIALAIFSSRYTESSWCLEELVKMKECMDAEKLVIIPIFYIVTPYTIKKQMGDFGDKFRVLVDYVDDVTEKKWTDALKSVPLILGITYDGQSEEQLLINQIVGEVQRVIKIISQGEGDEKNKMVCTNTSTGSSFIPQNRNMVDPENQIELVGLSQRLKELKEKLDLSRKETRIVGVLGMPGIGKTTLVKRLYDEWKHNFQRHLHMVNIRQKSKEYGTHSLERMILKELLSDTYNDITEEMTYASVKDELLKKKVLLVLDDVSSKKQIQGLLGNLNWIRKGSRIVITTRDKISISQFEYTYVVPRLNITDGLKQFSFYAFEDHNCPYPGNLMDLSTKFVDYARGNPLALKILGRELLSIDKDQWPKRLDTLAQLPIPYIQDLLRASYDDLSNQQKEVFLVVAWFFGSGDEYYIRSLVDTEDPDSADDAASEVRDFAGNLLISISSGRLEMHDLMATFAKKLCSSLSNENNYGYQMIWNHESFNAAAKNKRMRYVNQPRKKVTESEMDNVMGILLDVSEMDNNMTLDSKFFSEMCNLRYLKVYNSQCSRDCDVGCKLTFPDGLKCSMENVRYLYWLQFPLKKLSKAFNPKNLIELNLPYSKITRLWKESKEISKLKWVDLSHSSELCDISGLIGAHNIRRLNLEGCIELKTLPQEMQEMESLIYLNLGGCTRLVSLPEFKLKSLKTLILSHCKNFEQFPVISECLEALYLQGTAIKCIPTSIENLQKLILLDLKDCEVLVSLPDCLGNLRSLQELILSGCSKLKFFPELKETMKSIKILLLDGTAIKQMPILLQCIQSQGHSVANKTLPNSLSDYYLPSSLLSLCLSGNDIESLHANISQLYHLKWLDLKNCKKLKSVSVLPPNLKCLDAHGCDSLEEVGSPLAVLMVTGKIHCTYIFTNCNKLDQVAESNIISFTWRKSQMMSDALNRYNGGFVLESLVSTCFPGCEVPASFDHQAYGALLQTKLPRHWCDSRLTGIALCAVILFPDYQHQSNRFLVKCTCEFGTEDGPCISFSSIVGDINKRHVEKHGNGCIPSKASLRFQVTDGASEVGNCHVLKCGFTLVYTPNDSDDISPARVVDITTRDKEDGLENATSNKLSRNDYEFSHQSNCGVTSRRDECFLSEELP; from the exons ATGAAAGAAAGTCCCACTTTGAGAAGATATTCCATGGAGGCCTCACGGCAACCTCAAGTGTTCATCAACTTCCGGGGAAGTGAACTACGGTATACCTTTGTCTACTATCTCAGGACGGCCTTGGTAAAAAACGGGATCAACGTTTTTACAGACAACATGGAGCCGAAAGGCCGTAACcagaaaattttattcaaGAGAATCGAAGAGTCGAAGATCGCACTGGCGATTTTCTCCTCAAGGTATACGGAGTCAAGTTGGTGTCTGGAAGAGCTGGTAAAGATGAAAGAATGCATGGATGCGGAGAAACTCGTGATCATTCCCATCTTCTACATCGTGACTCCATACACCATTAAAAAGCAGATGGGAGACTTTGGTGACAAGTTTAGAGTGCTGGTGGATTATGTTGATGATGTGACGGAGAAAAAATGGACTGATGCTTTGAAGTCTGTTCCCTTAATTTTAGGCATCACTTACGACGGGCAGAG CGAAGAACAACTTTTAATCAATCAAATCGTTGGGGAGGTTCAGAGAGTAATAAAGATAATTTCAcaaggagaaggagatgaaaaaaataaaatggtgtGCACAAATACCTCTACAGGTTCAAGCTTTATCCCACAAAATAGAAACATGGTAGATCCTGAAAATCAAATTGAGCTCGTTGGACTCAGCCAACGCCTCAAGGaactaaaagaaaagttgGACCTTAGCCGCAAGGAAACTCGCATTGTTGGGGTTTTAGGGATGCCCGGAATCGGCAAGACCACACTGGTGAAGAGATTGTATGATGAGTGGAAACACAATTTCCAGCGTCACTTGCATATGGTGAATATCCGTCAGAAGTCGAAGGAATACGGGACGCATTCCCTAGAGAGAATGATTCTGAAAGAGTTGCTTAGCGACACTTACAATGATATAACTGAAGAGATGACGTACGCTTCTGTAAAGGATGagctgctgaagaagaaagttctTCTTGTTCTCGATGACGTGAGTAGCAAGAAACAAATACAAGGTCTTCTCGGGAATCTTAACTGGATTAGGAAAGGAAGCAGGATTGTTATTACTACGCGTGACAAGATATCCATAAGCCAGTTCGAGTATACTTATGTTGTCCCAAGATTGAATATCACAGATGGCTTAAAGCAATTCAGCTTTTATGCCTTTGAAGATCACAACTGTCCATACCCGGGGAATCTCATGGATCTTTCCACAAAGTTCGTAGATTATGCCAGAGGCAATCCCTTAGCTCTCAAGATATTGGGTCGGGAGCTTCTTTCGATAGACAAGGATCAGTGGCCAAAGAGACTCGATACTCTGGCACAACTTCCCATCCCGTATATACAGGATCTATTGAGAGCAAGTTATGATGATCTGAGCAATCAACAGAAAGAAGTTTTTCTTGTCGTAGCCTGGTTCTTTGGATCAGGGGATGAATATTACATTAGGAGTTTAGTGGATACAGAAGATCCTGATTCTGCCGATGATGCTGCTAGCGAAGTAAGAGATTTCGCAGGCAACTTACTAATTAGCATCTCAAGTGGTCGATTGGAGATGCATGATTTAATGGCTACGTTCGCCAAAAAACTTTGTTCATCCTTATCTAATGAAAATAACTATGGATACCAAATGATTTGGAATCATGAAAGCTTTAATGCTGCGGCTAAAAATAAAAGGATGAGATATGTCAATCAACCAAGGAAAAAAGTCACAGAATCG GAAATGGACAATGTCATGGGTATATTGCTGGACGTGTCTGAAATGGATAATAACATGACCTTAGATTCTAAATTCTTCAGCGAGATGTGCAATCTACGGTACCTCAAAGTCTACAATTCACAATGCTCTCGAGATTGTGATGTTGGTTGCAAACTGACCTTCCCAGATGGACTTAAATGCTCAATGGAAAATGTCCGATATCTCTATTGGCTACAATTCCCATTGAAGAAGCTTTCAAAAGCATTTAACCCTAAGAATCTTATCGAGCTCAACCTCCCTTACAGCAAAATTACACGACTTTGGAAGGAAAGTAAG GAAATATCCAAACTAAAATGGGTCGATCTCAGCCACTCGAGTGAGCTATGCGATATATCAGGGTTAATAGGAGCTCATAATATTAGAAGATTGAATCTTGAAGGCTGCATAGAATTGAAAACATTACCACAAGAGATGCAAGAAATGGAAAGTCTGATTTATCTAAACCTGGGAGGATGCACGCGTCTTGTGTCTCTTCCAGAGTTTAAGTTGAAATCCCTAAAGACTCTCATCTTAAGTCACTGCAAGAACTTTGAACAATTTCCGGTTATTTCAGAATGTTTAGAAGCTCTTTACTTGCAAGGCACGGCAATAAAGTGTATTCCTACCTCCATTGAGAACCTTCAGAAACTAATCCTATTGGATCTAAAAGACTGCGAAGTATTGGTAAGTCTTCCTGATTGTCTTGGAAATCTAAGATCTCTTCAAGAGCTAATACTCTCTGGCTGCTCAAAGTTAAAGTTTTTTCCAGAGTTGAAGGAGACCATGAAATCAATAAAGATTTTGCTGCTTGATGGAACAGCCATTAAGCAGATGCCAATATTATTGCAGTGTATTCAGTCACAAGGCCACTCTGTTGCAAATAAGACGCTTCCAAACAGTTTAAGTGATTACTACCTACCTTCCTCATTGTTGTCTTTATGCTTAAGTGGAAATGATATCGAGAGCTTGCATGCTAACATCAGCCAGCTTTATCATCTGAAATGGCTTGACTTGAAGAATTGCAAGAAGCTTAAATCTGTGTCGGTGCTTCCACCAAACCTCAAGTGCTTAGATGCACATGGTTGTGACTCACTGGAAGAAGTTGGAAGCCCTCTAGCGGTTCTCATGGTGACAGGAAAAATCCATTGCACATACATTTTCACAAACTGCAACAAATTGGATCAAGTTGCAGAAAGTAACATCATATCTTTCACTTGGAGGAAAAGCCAGATGATGTCAGATGCTCTGAATCGCTACAATGGG GGATTTGTTTTGGAATCTTTGGTCAGCACTTGCTTTCCTGGATGTGAAGTACCTGCATCATTCGATCACCAAGCCTATGGAGCATTGTTACAGACGAAATTACCTCGGCACTGGTGTGATAGTAGGCTTACTGGGATAGCTTTATGCGCTGTTATATTGTTTCCGGACTACCAACATCAAAGCAATCGTTTCTTGGTGAAATGCACTTGTGAGTTCGGAACTGAAGATGGGCCATGTATCAGCTTTAGTTCCATTGTTGGAG ACATTAACAAACGTCACGTGGAAAAGCATGGGAATGGATGTATTCCTTCTAAGGCTTCACTCAGATTTCAAGTCACAGATGGTGCGAGTGAGGTAGGAAATTGCCATGTCCTGAAATGTGGCTTTACTTTAGTGTATACACCAAACGATAGTGATGATATCTCTCCGGCGAGAGTAGTTGATATCACTACACGGGATAAGGAGGATGGCCTAGAAAATGCAACTTCTAACAAACTTTCAAGAAACGATTATGAATTCTCGCATCAGTCAAACTGTGGAGTGACTTCGAGAAGGGATGAATGTTTCCTTTCTGAAGAGCTTCCATAA